The following proteins are encoded in a genomic region of Chryseobacterium cucumeris:
- a CDS encoding META domain-containing protein yields MKNLFLSICTAAVLASCGSMTSPSASKVGKAQPALASTKWTLAETVKGKVPTLNIEGEKITGNAGCNNYFGTATIDPSTGSFTAGQMGSTKMMCSNIGVEQNFMDMMGKANKYVVSGNTLELYKDNLLLLKFTKSE; encoded by the coding sequence ATGAAAAATCTTTTTTTAAGTATATGTACAGCTGCAGTATTGGCTTCATGTGGATCTATGACAAGCCCGTCTGCATCTAAAGTAGGAAAAGCTCAGCCTGCTCTTGCCAGCACAAAATGGACATTGGCTGAAACGGTAAAAGGTAAAGTTCCGACATTGAATATTGAAGGAGAAAAGATCACCGGAAATGCGGGATGTAACAACTATTTCGGAACGGCTACCATAGATCCGTCTACAGGAAGTTTTACAGCCGGACAGATGGGATCTACAAAAATGATGTGCAGCAACATCGGGGTAGAACAGAACTTTATGGATATGATGGGGAAAGCTAACAAATATGTGGTTTCCGGAAATACTTTAGAATTGTACAAAGACAATCTTTTGCTATTAAAATTCACTAAATCAGAATAA
- a CDS encoding 3-hydroxybutyryl-CoA dehydrogenase codes for MKNIVVIGAGTMGNGIAHTFAQSGFKVNLVDVSQEALDRGLKTITTNLDRIIAKGNLTEEQKAETLGNITTFTALNEAAGSADLIVEAATENLDLKLKIFGQMDELAPANCILATNTSSISITKIAAATKRADKVIGMHFMNPVPIMKLVEIIKGYSTSKETFDAIYEMSKTLGKVPVEVNDYPGFVANRILMPMINESIETLYNGVAGVEEIDTVMKLGMAHPMGPLQLADFIGLDVCLAILNVMYDGFKNPKYAPNPLLVNMVTAGKLGVKSGEGFYDYSESKKAEKVSKMFLKSS; via the coding sequence ATCAAAAACATTGTAGTTATCGGAGCGGGAACCATGGGAAATGGTATTGCACATACTTTCGCACAAAGCGGTTTTAAAGTAAATCTTGTAGATGTATCCCAGGAAGCTTTGGACAGAGGTTTAAAAACCATTACTACCAATCTTGACAGAATCATTGCAAAAGGAAACCTTACAGAGGAGCAAAAAGCTGAAACATTAGGTAACATCACTACTTTTACAGCATTGAATGAGGCTGCAGGATCTGCTGATCTTATTGTAGAGGCTGCTACTGAAAATCTTGATCTTAAACTGAAGATCTTCGGCCAGATGGATGAGCTGGCTCCTGCCAATTGTATCCTTGCAACCAATACTTCTTCTATTTCTATCACAAAAATTGCTGCGGCTACCAAAAGAGCTGATAAAGTAATCGGTATGCACTTTATGAACCCGGTTCCTATTATGAAACTGGTAGAAATCATCAAGGGATATTCAACTTCCAAGGAGACTTTTGATGCCATTTATGAAATGAGTAAAACTTTGGGTAAAGTTCCAGTAGAAGTGAATGACTACCCTGGTTTTGTGGCGAACAGAATTCTAATGCCAATGATCAATGAATCTATCGAGACTCTTTACAACGGAGTGGCTGGTGTAGAAGAAATTGATACGGTAATGAAACTGGGAATGGCTCATCCAATGGGTCCGCTTCAGCTGGCAGACTTTATTGGTCTTGATGTATGCCTTGCTATTCTGAACGTTATGTATGACGGTTTCAAAAATCCTAAGTACGCTCCGAACCCACTGCTTGTGAATATGGTGACAGCCGGAAAACTGGGTGTAAAATCAGGAGAAGGGTTCTACGATTATTCTGAAAGCAAAAAAGCTGAAAAAGTTTCAAAAATGTTTTTGAAGTCATCTTAA